The segment CCGGGTGCAACGCGGAAACCGTCCGCAGGTATCTGCTTGGTCAAGGCAACCCACCTCCGGCGTTCCTCGCCGCGCTATGCCGCGGCCTGGGCCTCAGCCCTTCGTGGCTGCTCCTGGGCGAAGGAGAGCCCCACCGCAACGAGCTGCCGCGCGAGGTGGGGTTCAAGTCGGACAGGGAGGCCGTCCGCGCCCTCGTCCTTGAACTCAGCCGGCGCGTGAGCGCCCTCTAGGAGCGACAGCTTGGAATCCGTTACTCACGCCCGTCGTTCACGCTCTACGCAGTCAACCAGTTCGACGCTCCAGCGCCTCCAGCGCGAGCGGCAGCGGATCACGCAGCAGCTGGCCCGCATCGACCACGAGTTGCTCGTGCTCGTGGGCACGCGACGGCACGGGGGGAGCCGTCGCACGCGGGCCACACACTGAGGAGGGTGCCCGCCGCAGTCACGCGCGGCGGCCCCTTCTCAGGTTCCGCTCTGCAAACTCTCGCGGTTTCCCACCTTCCCGCACTCGGGGCATGCCCCCGCCGCATTAGCGATGCCCGTGTGGTCGTAGCCGCAGGGGCACCTGCCGTTTTTCCGACGCGCGGAACGGGGAGGTCTCACCCGACTCCTTCGCGGAGCGGACCAAAGGGTCTTGGGGTTCCCGCTTTCAACACCCGCCCGCACTCCGGGCACGCAGCGTCAACCGCAACACCTGGGCGCTCAGGCCTGACCCCCGGGACGTGCCGCCGCTGCTGGCGGACACGATCAACCGCGTCCGGAAGGGGCAGCTCGACCCCAAGATCGCCAGCACCATCGGATACCTCGCGGGCGTGCTCCTCCGGTCAATTGAGGTCAGCGAACTCGAGGAGCGCACCAGGTCATTGGAGTCGGCTACGCGCCGGCAGGAGCCGTTCGCGAGCGGGGCGAGGGTCCCGCTCCTGCCACCCAGGAAGGGAGGTCAGCAGTGAACGCGGAAAGCAGGATCTGAAAGGTCGAACGTCACCTCAGCCCGCGCCAGCTCGTCCTCATGGGTGTGGTGGAATCCCGGACCAAGTTCAGGTCGTTGCTCGAGAGCGGCAAGGCCATGGCCCGGACCGGCATCCCACGCCCCACGCTTATGGAGCGAATCGCCGGATCAGTCAAGGCAACAAACCCTCGGCGCGGACCGCCTGCTCCGCCACCGCCTCATCCACGAGGCTCAGCGCGACGGGAGGTTCCTGGGGCGACTCAGCAATGAGGTGGCAGCCCAGGTCGCTGAGGAGGAGCGAGAACTCGGTCTCATGACTGCGCTCCTTGCGACACAGCTGTCGCTCATGGTCATTCGGAAGGACCAGACCTCCGAAGACCATCTCGCGGCTTGGCTGACGAGCGCGTTCGAGCACCGTCGGAGGCTGCTGTGCTTGCAGCCGGCTGTACGGCGGATTTCAGACGCATACTTTGACGGCTTCTTTACGCAGATTCTGAGGAGTGCCTGGCTGACAACCTCGATCGCATCGAAGATGTGCTCGCGACAGCGGTCGGGTCTCGGAAACTGGACGGCGTGCCGTCTTCTGAGGATGGCATGGACTTCAGAGAGATGGGGCCAACGTCAGAAGAGACCGACAAGGACACCGAGGAACTCGCATCGGCATGGGTGATCAATGTCCAGGCGTCCATTGCTGCTGACGATGGTGAGGACGAACGTTCTGTACGGCTGCTGGGGTCGGTCCTTCTTAAGGACTGAGGCACGCCTCCGGCCGGCCCCGAGTGCGGCCGGGTAAAGGCGCGCAACAGGGGGCCACGCTGTAGCAGCTTTCAATCGCGAAGCCTCAAGGCGCTGCCACATCAAGGCCACTGAACTCTGCTCAGAATAGGAAATGGGCGAACACTGAAAAATAATCGACTTCCTCTCCCGGCCCGGTCTCCTCCAGGAATGTTCCGGCGAAGAAGTGCGAGTATTTGGCCGACAGGCTGAGGTTCCGGTTGATCCGCCAGTCCACGAGCACCGAAAGTTCGCTTCCAATCGATGGTGAATCGTTGCCGGCGGGGGGCTGAATGAGCCGCAGCCCGTCGTTGTACACACCGTCTGCGGTGCTCTGCCGCCAGTAGGTGCTCCAACCTGTTTCCAGAGCGACCGAATCGGTGATGTGCAGTTGAAGGAGCGGTTGAACGGTGATGAGGTTGACCGGTCCGATCAGCGGGGACGCGCCGAAGGGGTTGCCCTTGGGGAACAGCGGGATGAAGGTGCCGAGTCGCCCGTCACCGCGCTCTTCATCGCCCGAGGAGACATCCAAGAGCAGACCGGCGCGCGGGCGCAACAGGGTCGACTCGAAGCTGTAGCCGATCTCGGTGGCGAGCCTCCAGGCGGAAATGTCGAGGCTCCCGAGCTCGCCCCATTGGTACGTCCCCTCCACGTCGAAGTCGAGTGCATCGGCCTTGCCGAACAGCCGGAGGCCCACCGAGTGCCGCGGCTGGTCTGCCTCGCCAAGCTCAAACGTGGCCCCGGGCTGATCGAGGCCGAGGTAGTAGATGTCGATGCCAATGTCCGGGGCGAGGCCGGTCGGGCCGGCGGCGTAAATCCCCCAGAAACGGGCCCGCTCGTCACCCTCGTGCTCGAAGGTTTCGGGGTCAACCTCGACCGGGCGGCCGAAGAATGCGTCGGCCCGCCAGTCTCCCAGCTCCGTCAGCACCCGCACCGCGTCGAACGTCCTGCGGATGGTGGGCCTCACGCTGATCATCCGCTGCGCGCCGTACGCCATCTCCTGCCGACCTGCGCGGAGCGTCACGCGCGTCCGTTCCGTTGCCAGCGTGGAGGTGAGGTCGGCGAACAGCTGGTGTAGGTCGGGATTGAACTCCGCCCCTGGACCCGGCACATTCTCCTGGAAGGATGAGGTCGCGCTGCGGCCTTGCACGAACAACCGCAGGTGCCGCCAGAGGTGCAGGTCCGCGTGGAGCAGGTACAGGTGCAGCAGGTATCCATCCTCGTCCTCTGGGGAGAGGCCGAAGCTGGGGTTGCTTACAATCTCGTACTGCTCGCGGATGTCACCACCCAGGGTGAGATAACAGTCGCCGGTCCGATCGAGCGGGATGTACTTGAGCGGCTCCAGGACCCATGGATCGCCCGACCGCGCCCCGGGGTCCTTCAGGTACGAGTAGTCCTCGTTGTAGCGGAGGGTTTCGAACGGGGGCGGCTGCGGTGGGCGAGGTTGGGCACTCTGCTGGGAGAAGGCGTCGCCGGCGGGAACCAGGCCGGTTGCGGCGACCACCACGGGGGCCAGCCACGCACGGCGTTCGCTGGGAAGAGATCGCAAGGGGATCACTCCTGGACTCTGTTCTTTGCAGCTCGGTCCCGGGGGATGTCCTCGCCGGCCCAGATTCGCTTCTGGGTCCAGTTCGACGCGGGTGCGGTCCAGAACGGGTCGTCAGCGGGCAGACCCAGGTGGACGAGGCCCGTGAGACACACGTAGAGCGATCCGGTTGAGTTGTAAGACTCCTGCAGGCCCGGCTGCGAGCCCACCGCTCCGAGTACCAGCCACCCCTGCTCGTCAAACGTGCCCGGCGCCTCCAGCATCCGCAGGACGACGGCCGTGATACCGCTGCGGGCGGCGCCGAGGTGGATCGCGGGGGGCAACTCTCTGCGCAGTGCCATGTAGGACAGGTGATAGAAGGCGGCGAAGCGGTAGGCCGACGAACGGCCCATGATGGGAAACGTTCCCTCGGGCGAGATCTGCCGTTCAAGGATGACCGCATACCGCTCTGCGCGTTCCACTGCCTGCGGGAGTCTCCGCGCGAGCGGGTGCTCCATCTCCGCGGCCACACTCAGCACCTGCAGGAGCATGGGGTGCATGACATAGCTGTTGTAATAATCCCACTGGAAC is part of the Phycisphaerales bacterium genome and harbors:
- a CDS encoding helix-turn-helix transcriptional regulator; this translates as MITAQSGIREQIAPRHSMPRGGISREAITERVQWACQGLRLRRVADLTGCNAETVRRYLLGQGNPPPAFLAALCRGLGLSPSWLLLGEGEPHRNELPREVGFKSDREAVRALVLELSRRVSAL
- a CDS encoding alginate export family protein; this encodes MRSLPSERRAWLAPVVVAATGLVPAGDAFSQQSAQPRPPQPPPFETLRYNEDYSYLKDPGARSGDPWVLEPLKYIPLDRTGDCYLTLGGDIREQYEIVSNPSFGLSPEDEDGYLLHLYLLHADLHLWRHLRLFVQGRSATSSFQENVPGPGAEFNPDLHQLFADLTSTLATERTRVTLRAGRQEMAYGAQRMISVRPTIRRTFDAVRVLTELGDWRADAFFGRPVEVDPETFEHEGDERARFWGIYAAGPTGLAPDIGIDIYYLGLDQPGATFELGEADQPRHSVGLRLFGKADALDFDVEGTYQWGELGSLDISAWRLATEIGYSFESTLLRPRAGLLLDVSSGDEERGDGRLGTFIPLFPKGNPFGASPLIGPVNLITVQPLLQLHITDSVALETGWSTYWRQSTADGVYNDGLRLIQPPAGNDSPSIGSELSVLVDWRINRNLSLSAKYSHFFAGTFLEETGPGEEVDYFSVFAHFLF